The Clostridiales bacterium FE2011 sequence CTGTACGCATTGCTGGACCGGAATACTTATGACGGTGAAAGCAGCAAGACGGAAGCGATTGTCCAGCATGCAAAGCTGGAAAACGGCCAGGTGACCCTGGAGGAAAGCGGCCTGCCGGAGCTGGATCTGTCCTGCCTGATCGTGGACCAGGATGATTACCAGTACATGAAGGGGATCGATAAGATCCTTGAGTATGACAACAAACTGGTGATGGCTGTATACGGCGACGGAGCAGAGGTGCTGGAAGTCCTCGACATGGAGGATGGAACCTACACCGAGATTGAGCTGGGAGAAGACTTCGGCGGTGAGATCGCCGCGGGACCGGAAGGCAGCCTGCTGGTAACCCATACGGAATGGGACGACGCCACCTCTACCAATACGGTTCATATCAACCGCCTGGACCTGGAGAGCCGGAGCGAAGAGCAGCTTATGGAAGTGTCCGGCCTGACCGACGGCCGGGTTGCTCCCTGCTATGATCCGGAAAAGGATACCCTGTATTACGTCTGCAACGGAGAACTGTGGGCAGTGCCGCAGTTTGACGCGGAACGGATCGAGTCTGTGAACGACTGCCAGGGCACCGGTGAAAAGATGTTTATGCTGCCGGGTGGCTTTGTACTGGTCCAGTCCTACAACAGCGTTGAGGTGAAGAACACCGATCCCGCCCAGCGGGGCAGCATCAGGCTGCGGATCCGTGACTGGGGCTGGAGCGACGCCCTGGGCGAAGCTATCTATGATATGAATAACACCCGTGGTGACATCTCCGTGATCCGCCAGCAGGACTGGAACAGCGAGAACGATATCCTGCAGGCCATGATGAACCGGGACGGAACCATTGACATCTACGTGATGCAGTATGACGGGAATGAATACAGCGCGCTGCGCAACCGTGAATACCTGACGGATCTGAGCGGGAACGAGAAGATCGCGGCGAACGTGGAACGCCTGTATCCCTATGTCCGGGACGCCGTGATGCAGAATGGCAAAATCCTCGGTATTCCCGTTGGCTTCACCGGAGAAACCCTCGGCATCGACATGAACATCTGGAAGGAAATCGGCGGAACCGAGGAAGAACTGCCGAAGACCTGGAATCAGTTCTTTGACTGGGTGGCTACCATTCCGGAACGCGTGGACGGCAGGGACGTATCGCTGGTCGAAACCTATGATGACCGGGTGTATGTCCGTGCGCAGATTCTGCAGGTCATGCTGAACCAGTATGAAGCCTGGAATGAAAAGAAGGGCGAAAACAGTTACGCCTTCGCTTCACCCATGATGATCGATCTTGTCAGCCGCCTGAACAACATGGATTATGACGCGCTGGAAATTTCCGAGCATCAGGACGAAGAGGATATGGATGAGGAAGACGGCTACCTGTATAACGAAGATGAAGAATACAAGCGGCCGCTCCTGCAGCTTTATACTTCTCCTGTGATGAACGGCGACAACTATTATGAGCCGCTGTTCCTGAGCTTCGCGGAGGACGAGGATCCGGTGATCCCGGTAAGGATCTGCGCGGCGTTTGTGAATCCCTTCTCCGAGCATCCGCAGGAAGCCATGGAATTCCTGGCTGTGGCCATGGACAAGCTGGAGATGTATTACAGCTATGACGCCTATACGGACAAAACCGAGCCGGTCCGGGATCCTTATTACGAAAAGGACCGCCAGTGGAATGAAGAGTACATCGGCAAGCTGAAGAAAAAGATTGAAAAAGCCGATGACGAAGAAGAAAAAGAATCGCTGGAACAGGAACTCAAGAGCATGGAAGAGTACATGCAGGATCAGGAAAAGAGAGCCTGGAGCATCAGCGCGGAGCAGATCGGGAAGTACCAGCAGCGCTGCAGCTGGTACCGGGTGAAGGGTTACAGCTTCTTCAACGACTTGTTTGGCGACGGGAATGATGAAGAGCAGTACAACGACTTCTATAAAATGTTCTACAGCAACGAGGGAGCAAAGATGGATCCCGCGGAACTGCTGGGCAAGCTGGACCAGAAGGTCCAGATGATCCGGATGGAGAGAAACTACTGATCATCATCCGGCGGCTGCTGTAAAAAACATTCGATATAACAACTGAAAATCAAATTTCAGTACCCAATCGTGTACCTGGGAGAGGATTTCTGCGGCAAAAAACAACAGGATGAAGCCTGTTAAATAAGGGGAGGAAGATAGTATGAAACACCAGATCGGTAAAAAGTTGATCCTGTGGCTGGCAGCACTGACGCTGCTTGTGACCTCCTGCGCTACAGCTTTCGCATCGCCGGGAGACCGTACGCTCAAACACACATCCTCTATTAGTTATGACTACAGTGAAAGCTTCCAGAGCGTCTACCGGAGCGGGGATGGCTTCTGCATCATCAGTTCGGATGATTCGGGCATATTCCTGCTGAAATACGCGGACATGCAGTCTGAACCTGAGAAGACCTATATTGAAGAATACCATCACGGCCCCTGGGATGGAGAGGAAGAAGACGCAGCGGCTGCTGAA is a genomic window containing:
- a CDS encoding extracellular solute-binding protein, translating into MMNPNGKKLVLWFLSLILCITACAPAFASTGDRVLVHRSNTDESIYFYIESVFPNGNGLYVMVQEGNEHKILRYADVNAEPEAFTLDERLLNGGGEDEDEEDDAEAENDADDEEYNENEGGEENSYSYVNRWFCYKNELYALLDRNTYDGESSKTEAIVQHAKLENGQVTLEESGLPELDLSCLIVDQDDYQYMKGIDKILEYDNKLVMAVYGDGAEVLEVLDMEDGTYTEIELGEDFGGEIAAGPEGSLLVTHTEWDDATSTNTVHINRLDLESRSEEQLMEVSGLTDGRVAPCYDPEKDTLYYVCNGELWAVPQFDAERIESVNDCQGTGEKMFMLPGGFVLVQSYNSVEVKNTDPAQRGSIRLRIRDWGWSDALGEAIYDMNNTRGDISVIRQQDWNSENDILQAMMNRDGTIDIYVMQYDGNEYSALRNREYLTDLSGNEKIAANVERLYPYVRDAVMQNGKILGIPVGFTGETLGIDMNIWKEIGGTEEELPKTWNQFFDWVATIPERVDGRDVSLVETYDDRVYVRAQILQVMLNQYEAWNEKKGENSYAFASPMMIDLVSRLNNMDYDALEISEHQDEEDMDEEDGYLYNEDEEYKRPLLQLYTSPVMNGDNYYEPLFLSFAEDEDPVIPVRICAAFVNPFSEHPQEAMEFLAVAMDKLEMYYSYDAYTDKTEPVRDPYYEKDRQWNEEYIGKLKKKIEKADDEEEKESLEQELKSMEEYMQDQEKRAWSISAEQIGKYQQRCSWYRVKGYSFFNDLFGDGNDEEQYNDFYKMFYSNEGAKMDPAELLGKLDQKVQMIRMERNY